The following coding sequences lie in one Lolium perenne isolate Kyuss_39 chromosome 2, Kyuss_2.0, whole genome shotgun sequence genomic window:
- the LOC127336394 gene encoding uncharacterized protein — translation MSALRCAATKLVGLRATVSPASQAQQRRLLPRLLHSSPALEIQKELRTKKEELYNLLAKLELNPYLRDNCEFGMIDRYQNKRLLRQLSVQIEPRWNDLDWRWFQLAQKISFYWTCGASYVTVCTFWHYALGGQNDSQDPKGASQK, via the exons ATGTCGGCGCTCCGTTGCGCTGCGACGAAGCTCGTTGGCCTGCGGGCGACCGTCTCGCCGGCGTCTCaggcgcagcagcggcggctcTTGCCAAGGCTTCTCCACAGCAGCCCGGCACTCGAGATCCAAAAGGAACTCCGCACGAAGAAAGAGGAGCTGTACAATCTGCTCGCCAAGCTCGAACTGAACCCATACCTAAGAGATAATTGTGAGTTTGGCATGATAGACCGGTACCAGAATAAAAGGTTACTCCGGCAACTTTCTGTGCAGATCGAGCCTAGATGGAATGACCTCGACTG GCGCTGGTTTCAACTTGCACAGAAAATAAGCTTTTACTGGACATGCGGGGCGTCTTATGTAACTGTATGCACGTTTTGGCACTATGCTTTGGGTGGACAGAATGACAGCCAAGATCCAAAGGGAGCTAGCCAAAAGTAA
- the LOC127336392 gene encoding uncharacterized protein, producing MSIYGTVPVKLFIDKVNKKVLFAESDKDFVDILFSFLTLPLGTIVRRLGKQSQLGCLDELYKSVESLSEDHFQTKACKSMLLRPVNAAAFQCDRLKVQIDDENSRRFYVCCASNCKKMTPVKVNYCNCGSGTSSWECPHNVFGTVEGNDDGTFLKSGLKFIVTDDLQVSPASTTLVFSLLDRFGLQEQAKIEEKIFQLNAHMVCIYNCITNFFSFLHISARRKSDCEIRLHLLTTTTLMFFQIISLLQRASLSKQPLTGLYFDVPLSQDAVNIDQLPKIPKQGDGSFFAIKIKLVHTKDDSSELYAEVGEDFVDLIFGLLCFPLGSVIRTYGQMSPNGCIGNLYNSIDGSANGCVKSECEYLLRTPKLAPFFGCSRDVLQAEELCPRRVTSSCLKCYRTTSQVCTTHTKPLSATVKEMNPKYADNESYYNNGKAYIKGGPRNFLVTDDLRVIHFSLTNTLQVMRAAKVPKEELVEKQLSLDKTQVMKLVRAALVTRGALSSVLLPPKK from the exons ATGTCGATCTACGGAACAGTTCCTGTCAAGTTGTTCATCGACAAGGTGAACAAAAAGGTTCTGTTTGCTGAATCTGACAAGGACTTCGTCGACATCCTCTTCAGTTTCCTCACGCTGCCCCTTGGCACGATTGTCCGTCGCCTCGGTAAGCAGTCCCAGTTAGGGTGCCTTGATGAGCTGTACAAGAGTGTGGAGAGTCTCAGCGAAGATCACTTCCAAACCAAGGCTTGCAAGAGCATGCTTCTTCGTCCTGTCAATGCCGCCGCGTTTCAGTGCGATCGGCTTAAAGTCCAAATTGACGATGAAAATTCCAGAAGATTTTACGTCTGCTGCGCTAGCAACTGTAAGAAGATGACCCCGGTCAAGGTTAATTATTGCAACTGTGGCAGTGGGACAAGTTCTTGGGAATGTCCACATAACGTATTTGGTACTGTTGAAGGCAATGATGACGGGACTTTTCTTAAAAGTGGTCTGAAGTTCATCGTTACTGATGATCTCCAAGTGTCTCCTGCTTCTACTACTCTTGTGTTTTCCCTGCTCGATAGGTTTGGGCTACAAGAGCAAGCCAAGATTGAGGAGAAGATTTTTCAACTCAACGCCCACATGGTTTGTATCTATAACTGCATTACAAATTTTTTCTCATTTCTACATATTTCAGCAAGACGCAAATCAGactgt GAGATTAGACTACATTTGCTAACCACAACCACGCTAATGTTCTTTCAGATAATTAGCCTCCTTCAGAGAGCATCATTGTCCAAGCAACCTTTAACTGGACTATATTTTGATGTTCCTCTCTCACAAGATGCTGTAAACATAGATCAGCTCCCTAAAATCCCAAAACAAGGTGATGGTAGTTTCTTTGCAATCAAGATAAAGCTTGTGCATACAAAGGACGACTCCTCGGAATTGTATGCTGAAGTTGGGGAAGATTTTGTCGATCTTATTTTTGGACTCCTTTGCTTTCCACTTGGCTCCGTCATTAGGACATACGGTCAAATGTCTCCGAATGGATGTATTGGCAACCTGTACAATAGTATTGATGGGAGCGCGAATGGATGCGTGAAATCAGAATGTGAATACTTGCTTCGTACTCCCAAGTTAGCCCCCTTCTTTGGGTGCAGCAGAGATGTACTTCAAGCAGAAGAGCTATGCCCAAGAAGAGTGACTTCCAGCTGCTTGAAGTGCTATCGTACGACAAGTCAAGTATGCACTACCCATACAAAACCATTAAGCGCAACTGTGAAGGAGATGAATCCAAAGTACGCAGACAATGAAAGTTACTACAACAACGGTAAGGCATATATCAAGGGAGGCCCCAGAAACTTCCTGGTGACCGACGATCTGCGGGTCATCCATTTCTCCTTGACAAACACTCTGCAAGTCATGCGTGCAGCCAAGGTTCCCAAGGAGGAGCTGGTGGAAAAACAACTCTCTCTCGACAAAACCCAG GTTATGAAGCTAGTGAGAGCTGCATTGGTGACTCGAGGTGCACTTAGCAGCGTGCTGTTGCCTCCGAAGAAATAG